A region of Prochlorothrix hollandica PCC 9006 = CALU 1027 DNA encodes the following proteins:
- a CDS encoding TIGR03279 family radical SAM protein, whose translation MSDRTVQPATISQVIPDSIAAEMGFEPGDRLVSINGTTPRDLIDYRFLCGDEFLELEVLDRGGRSHQIEIEKDYDEDLGLAFETALFDGLIQCNNRCPFCFIDQQPPGKRASLYLKDDDYRLSFLYGSYLTLTNLTPAEWDRIDRLRLSPLYVSVHATEPAVRTRLLKNPRAGQIREHLAWFRDHELPVHTQVVVCPDINDGVHLDRTLRDLAALHQGEVPGVLSAAVVPVGLTRFRPSADELRPVTPADATAVIAQVQALQAEFLRDYGTRLAWLADEWFLIAGQPLPPVAIYEDFPQLEDGVGSIRSFLQSFMAATQALPAHVHPPRRLTWVVGNVVEQAFGPIADRLNGVAGLSVTLVGLASDYWGQALTVTGLLTGQDLVAGLQDRDLGEGLLLPSVMLQQGTLDRGDDRRFLDDRTVAEVAAALGIPILICDGIEELLEHCGLQPSHSLGIAPANIDPGSESQQ comes from the coding sequence GTGAGCGATCGCACCGTCCAACCCGCCACCATTAGCCAGGTCATCCCCGACTCCATCGCCGCTGAAATGGGCTTTGAACCGGGCGATCGTCTGGTGTCCATCAACGGCACCACCCCTCGGGATCTGATCGATTACCGCTTTCTCTGTGGCGATGAATTTTTGGAGTTAGAGGTGCTAGACCGTGGAGGCCGCAGCCATCAGATCGAAATTGAGAAAGACTACGACGAAGATTTGGGATTAGCCTTTGAAACCGCCCTCTTTGACGGCTTAATCCAGTGCAACAACCGCTGTCCCTTTTGCTTTATTGATCAGCAACCCCCCGGCAAGCGGGCCAGTTTATACCTCAAAGACGATGACTACCGCCTCAGTTTTCTCTATGGGTCTTACCTCACCCTCACCAACCTGACCCCGGCAGAATGGGATCGCATCGATCGCCTGCGCCTCTCCCCCCTCTATGTGTCAGTCCATGCTACGGAGCCAGCGGTGCGCACCCGCCTCCTCAAAAATCCCCGCGCTGGCCAAATTCGAGAACACCTGGCCTGGTTCCGAGACCATGAACTGCCGGTTCATACCCAGGTGGTGGTCTGCCCGGACATCAATGATGGGGTGCATTTGGATCGCACGCTGCGGGATTTAGCCGCCTTGCACCAGGGGGAGGTGCCGGGGGTTCTGTCGGCGGCAGTGGTGCCCGTGGGGCTGACCCGGTTTCGCCCCAGTGCCGATGAACTGCGTCCCGTCACCCCCGCCGATGCCACAGCGGTGATCGCCCAAGTCCAGGCGCTCCAGGCAGAATTTCTGCGGGATTACGGCACCCGCTTAGCCTGGTTGGCCGATGAGTGGTTTTTGATTGCGGGGCAACCCTTACCCCCGGTGGCGATTTACGAAGATTTCCCCCAATTGGAAGATGGGGTAGGTTCAATCCGATCGTTCCTCCAGTCCTTCATGGCGGCAACCCAGGCTTTACCCGCCCACGTGCATCCCCCCCGCCGGTTAACCTGGGTGGTGGGCAATGTGGTGGAGCAGGCGTTTGGGCCGATCGCCGATCGCCTCAATGGCGTAGCAGGGCTATCGGTGACCCTGGTGGGGCTGGCCAGCGACTATTGGGGACAAGCCCTGACGGTCACCGGCTTACTGACGGGCCAGGATCTAGTGGCGGGACTCCAGGATCGGGATCTGGGGGAGGGACTGCTGTTGCCCTCAGTGATGTTGCAACAGGGAACCCTCGATCGGGGGGACGATCGCCGCTTCTTGGACGATCGCACCGTAGCCGAAGTCGCCGCCGCCTTAGGCATCCCCATCCTCATTTGTGACGGCATCGAAGAATTGTTAGAGCACTGCGGATTACAGCCATCGCACTCCCTAGGCATCGCACCAGCCAACATTGACCCGGGTTCGGAGAGCCAACAATAA
- a CDS encoding undecaprenyl-diphosphate phosphatase, producing the protein MYCPGFVLGGLGVSETLLSQKVTGLEPLGGVEPATATQSLTWFQGLILGMVQGLTEFLPISSTAHLKVVPVLLGWGDPGVAFTAIIQLGSIAAVLWYFWGDLVTLAQGTGEALRTQDFQKQEFRMSLGIVLGTLPILVCGLAIKVWVKDFDNSPLRSLISIATVSIVMALLLGAAERWGSRQRDFTALTLGDGILMGFAQALAIMPGVSRSGSTLTAGLWMGLERAAAARFSFLLGIPAITLAGLVELKDLLDTGMSQADWIPVGVGLLSAAFFSYASIAWLLRFLQTQNTWVFVWYRLAFGVAIGAIALSGLR; encoded by the coding sequence ATGTATTGCCCCGGCTTTGTTCTCGGTGGACTCGGTGTATCAGAGACCCTACTCAGCCAGAAGGTAACCGGCCTTGAACCCCTAGGAGGCGTAGAACCCGCCACGGCTACCCAATCCCTCACCTGGTTCCAAGGGCTGATCCTGGGCATGGTGCAGGGACTGACAGAATTTTTACCCATCAGCAGCACCGCCCACCTCAAAGTGGTTCCCGTCCTCCTGGGTTGGGGGGATCCGGGGGTGGCCTTCACCGCCATCATTCAATTGGGCAGCATTGCCGCCGTGCTGTGGTACTTCTGGGGAGACTTAGTCACCCTCGCCCAGGGCACTGGGGAAGCCCTGCGCACCCAAGATTTCCAAAAACAGGAATTTCGCATGAGCCTGGGCATTGTCCTGGGCACCCTCCCGATTTTGGTCTGTGGTCTAGCCATTAAGGTGTGGGTCAAAGATTTCGATAATTCCCCCCTGCGCAGCCTCATCAGCATCGCCACGGTGTCCATTGTCATGGCCTTGCTCCTGGGGGCAGCAGAGCGCTGGGGCAGTCGGCAACGGGACTTTACGGCCCTGACCCTGGGGGATGGAATTCTCATGGGTTTTGCCCAAGCCTTGGCCATTATGCCGGGGGTGTCCCGATCGGGATCCACCCTGACCGCTGGACTCTGGATGGGCCTGGAGCGGGCAGCAGCGGCCCGGTTCTCGTTTTTGCTGGGGATTCCAGCTATTACCCTAGCGGGGTTGGTGGAACTTAAGGACTTACTGGACACAGGTATGTCCCAAGCAGATTGGATACCCGTGGGGGTGGGCTTGCTATCGGCGGCGTTCTTTTCCTATGCCTCCATTGCCTGGTTGCTGCGCTTTCTGCAAACCCAAAACACCTGGGTCTTTGTCTGGTATCGCCTTGCCTTTGGGGTAGCCATTGGGGCGATCGCCCTGTCTGGTTTACGATGA